The DNA window CCATTCGGATCATGCAGTGGAATATACTCGCACAAGGTAGAGATCTCTAGTTAAAGCACTGACTATGGTTGGTAAGGACAGACTTTTTTTGGTGTATAGTAAATGTAGAACTTGTAAAGGTTTCTTACTGTGCCGTCTGTAAGTATTTACTGTATGTGTACATGATGGACGAAGCATAACGATGCATGTCTCTTGGTTTGCAGCTCTTGGTGAGGGGAAGGACAGTTTTGTTCGCTGTCCACTGGACGCTCTCAACTGGCAGGAGAGGAAGTACCTGATCCTGGAAGAGATCCTCACCTACCGCCCGGACGTTCTGTGCCTGCAGGAAGTGGACCACTACTACGACACCTTTCAGCCAATCATGGCCAGCCTCGGCTATCAAGGCAGCTTCTTGGCCAAGCCGTGGTCTCCCTGTCTGGATGTAGAGCAGAATAACGGCCCTGACGGCTGCGCTCTGTTCTACCGCCGCTCGCGCTTCTCCCTCCATGCCACAGCTCACCTGCGGCTGTCGGCCATGATGCTGCCCACCAACCAGGTGGCCATCGTCCAGACGCTCCAGTGCCAGGAAACGGGCCGGAGGCTGTGTGTGGCCGTCACCCATCTGAAAGCTCGTAGCGGTTGGGAGAGGCTCCGGAGTGCGCAGGGCGCCAACTTGCTGCAGAGTCTGCGTGGCATAACTTTCCAAAGCGGCGGCAGCAGTTGTGACGAGGCGGCGCTGGGTGTCGTCCCTCTGGTGGTTTGTGGAGACTTCAACGCGGAGCCCTCGGAGGACGTCTACCGGCGGTTTAGCTCGTCCGCTCTCGGCCTCAACTCTGCGTACAAGCTGCTGAGCTCCAACGGAGAGACGGAGCCCGCTTACACGTCGTGGAAGATCCGCCCCTCCGGAGAGAGCTGCAGCACTCTGGACTACATCTGGTACAGCCACGAGGCTCTGAGCGTGCAGCGTCTGCTGGACATCCCCACAGAGGAGCAGATCGGCCCAGACCGCCTCCCCTCCTACCACTACCCCTCTGACCATCTGTCGCTGCTGTGCGACATCAGCTTCAGGGAGCAGCCCCATTGGTTGATGTAGGCCAACATCACAGCAGCCCTGAACCAATAGAAGCACTGAGTGAGAGGGCTGTTGATCAAAGAGAATCATGGCGGGAAAACGATTGGATTGGTGAGAATCATGAGACAAAAAGCACTCTAGTGGTGCTATTAAATAAGATCACTTCTGATGAAACTACTTAAGCAATAACTGGGACTTGATTCAGAGGAGAATGAGTCTCTTGGCCCCCAGTTTTCTTTCCCCCAACTTCTGAAATGGCAGCTTTACTTTAACCATTGCAAACCAACTCCGTATTATGTTAATTTATTACATTGTTCTCTTTACTTCTTTCTCTGTTGGTTAACTAATAAACAATTCATCTCAAAGTgtttcaagattttttttgcaatttatatatataattattatttttaaacagttttattCTTGCAAGTGTACTAGCTGGATTACCTTCACTGATGAGAAATGTAATTGATCTTCAGTTCATTCACTAGTATGTTGCCACTCAGGCTGCTCTATAagtaataacacattttatttgtatatctaAACGTACTTACAAGTGCTTCATAACAGCAAAATGTGGACCTAACTATATAATAGGAGCAGCATTTAGAAAAGTATGTCAGTCTACGTTTAAGATATTAAAAGGAATTTGAGCAGAAAGATACTATATAAAAACTTTTTTATAGCCTTATGGTATGTCCAATCATGTACCACTCATTTTGAAAGAGTTGCTATATTATGTCTACAAAAAGTAGTATGGTAATTTATGAAATCATAGCATGTTAAGCATGTCAATTCATAATATGGGATTAAGTTTAGTTATTCATATagttatgaaaataaattagtCAGATTATAGTATATCCTGGTATCTCAAAGTAAAAGCTAAGAAAGGTGTCACATTTGTCTAAAAGAATCATAGCACAAGTTGTTTTAGAAAAGTCCTAGTATGTCGTATCGTCCACGTACCCTCAGGTCACCAGCTGCTTACCTCAAAGACCAAGCACAGAACCCGGGCTGACAGGATGCCTTTTCAGCACTATTGTCTTTAAAAACTCTAAAACTGCCACTAAATAATTGTCTgcagtttcattttttaagGGGCAAAATAAATGATGACTTCAGACCGTGtcaattcatttatatttttttacaatacatATTTCAGTAAAATCTACTTCAATACAATGatagtaaaaggaaaaaaatagtaTATTATCCTTCGGGGATGGAGCACATTATTTAGTACTTTACTCTGGACAGAcatcctttctctccctttttatgAACtgtaaaaaacagaatgaaacagaagaggaaacaaagacaTGGATTCAAACGTCTGTACTGATGCTGAGTatcaaaaaaaagcttttttacatttctgtttaCAAGTCTCGTCAGGCATTTATATTACGTTTGATTACAAAAAcgagtttttttcatttacaatctAAGGCCGCCCATGTCTCCTGAGCTCAAGGTCTTTGTCCCTTTAATCCTTTGTGGGGCTTCAGCAGCTCCGTGGTAACAAGCAGGCGTCTCCATGGAGACCAACGTCAGGCTACTAATGTGCCAATCAGCAAGCAACTCTgctatgtgtgtgagtgcgtgtgtagGGGGTGGGGGTAATGTGTCCTGCACTTGCTCAGCAGTGTCATAAGTCACTTCCTGTACCCCACCCAGAGGACCCCACAGCACTCAAGAAGAGGCGCTTTCTGCTGGTGGAGCCTCGACTGCTGCTGCCTCCAACTGTGCTGCTTCGGGCTGACTGCTGGGGGGCTTTGAGGCCGGGGAGGGGGTTTTGGGTGGGGCGAGTTGGGGCATGTTTAGTCGTACAGGCTGCTGTGGCAGTTGCTGGGCCACCGCCGCCGGCTTGGCCAGGATGAGGTGCTGTGTGGGCCGGCCTGCCGTCAGCTGAAAGGTGGGGGCGCCGCCGGCCTGCTTGGGCTGGAAGAACTGCGCCATCTGTCCCGACGGGTTGGCCTGCATTAACGTGGCGAGCTGGCTGGCCgggatggtgatgatggtgatctTCTCTCCGGCTTTGGAGCCGGCGGGCAGCATGGTGGGCATGGCCTGGATGACCAGTTTAGGGGGAGCACCGGCAGAGGCGTTGCCCAACGTTACCGGGAACCCCGTCGCCGTAGTGAGGATTGAGGAGGAGTTCAAGGTCATCTGACCTAGAGAGTTGGTCATGACCACTGGCATGGCTCGGAGAggcctgcagagggaggaacaCTTATTACACAGCTGCAATAGAGTAACAGCCGGAGCAGCACAGGAGGAATGATTATCTAAACAAgtatacacaaatacatatacattATATAACTAATCTCTCATTTTGAAATCAATTAATCGCTATTAAAAGtgtctttttcttctaaagacttaATCTTACAATTAAATAGTAATACAAAAAGAGTAATACAtttagaaagtgtgtgttttaagacactgttgtttaattgtgttttaaaaacacaaaactacacactaCATTTCATCATCTTGGAGGGTGAATCCCactgggtggaacatgttgaattaGCGACTcttgctgtcctcgtgcactttgctctcaactctccatcatttgacggctgtgtttggagtgccaacaatctctccacatttagccaggacgttttcaaaccactgtcttctgcagactgtgtgccgtgAGACAAGCTTTGCTAATCTCGGCCCCAGTTACGCATTCATTTTGACAgtcttaatatatatatattttttttttcacacacacaaatagcgAACAGAGACCTGCTGCCAGCGTTGCTGGGGATGACTGTGACGTAGGTCGGCTGAGGCTGGGTGGCGGTGGGAGAGTGGGTGCCCAGCCCGGCGGCATGCTGCTGGGTCGGCAGCGTGCCAGAGACCACGCCCTCgccgtcctccacctcctcgccgtcatcgtcgtcgtcgatCACCCGGATGTTCTGGGGCATCTCTTTGAACTGGTAGGCCAGCCGCTGCCCCTCCACTTTGGCCAGAATGCCGCGCTGGTAGTAatacctgcgcacacacacacacacacacaatatgagaGGTGCATCTTTAAACAGCACAGGCCTGACACTAGTAAAAAGGTTTTAGTGGCGCTGCTGACCTCAGGGCTCGGCCCATGGTCTCGTAGTTCATGTCGGGCTTGTTCTTGTGCTTCCCCCACAGCTTGGACACAGCCTTGGAGTCGACCAGCTTGAAGATGCCCTTCTCCCTCTGCATCCACTTGATGTACCTGGGGCAGGTGttcttgtcctgcagcagctccagcaagaACTCCCACAGATACGTTGTGTTGCCTTGAGGGAACCAAAGCACAACGACCTAGAAGCTCGCAATCACATGATTACTATCCCAACATGCAGTAGAAATACATTTAGCATCCCTCTGTCCCTGTCCCACAGGGTTATCAGCAGGGTAGCCCTCAAACGTGAAGCCACAAGAAAGACTAAACATGTAGAAACTGAATTCACCTTTTGTACCTAGAAtattaaaaagactaaaagcTCTAGGTCATTATAAAAAGAGGGAAGAAATTATAGTCTGAGACTCAAAGCTGGGGAAGTTCTCTCTCGTGTTAAAATACCAAAATGGTATAAATAAGTTAAAGGCACAATTAATAGCTTTCTTGCTAACAAAGACACAGATTAGCTCACTCCTTTGAAATGTTACTACATGTGTGGAAGAACCCGGCTCTTTCACAAACAATGCAACTATCAATCCTCTACATAGAATAGAAAGTGAAGTGTGTGTGGTACGCTGAGCAGTTCAGAACTGGGACCAACCTTTGCTCTCTCTCGGCCTCTTCTTAATGCCCAGCTCAAAGGAGCCGTTGGAGGCGGGCTGGCTCGTCTTGGGCTTGCGtccacctgacacacacacacacacacacatcaatgctTAATACCTATATTGCACATATTCACTGCCACATCTGTGTTCCCTAGTGTGAAGCACTCGGAGGTATGTAAGCATGGGGTGTCGGAGGCTTTTAACTAAATGAGCTCTGTAGCCTCCAGCACACATTCGGTGTGAAATCAGAGGTGTtacctcctctcttcctcttcacagTGGGTTCACAGTCAGGAGGGATGGGGAAGGACTCCTCCTCGATGGCTCCGCACTCTGTAGAGACCTCCACCACCGTCTCCATCATCACGTCCTCTGCGGGCGGggtcaaacaaaacacacacattgttccCTTTCTGCCAGATCGTGGAGAGAAAGCCACAGGGACAcgatgtgcgtttgtgtgactCAGGAACATTACGGTAACATATGGTCACATTAAATATCAGCTAGAGCCCCGTGGCTATGCATACACATGGGATGTTCTCCCTCTATGGTGGTACTCGTATGGGTGCGGGAGACTTTTAGTTCCATAAAGTGACACTAACGAACTAGTGTGTGtatctgcgcgcacacacacacacacacacacacacacacacacacacacacacacagcccctgaATAAACGTGACTGACGGCCACGCCCACATCCCTCGGTCCAGCAGGAAGCCCTGAAGTGCGTCTACCTGTGTTGCGCTCATGGTGCATTCCTCCAGGTGACTCCATGTGGAGGAGAGCCTCGGCTGCTTCGAAGGTTTTGTCAAAACACACCATGTCGTGACCGGACATCTCCACTgagaagagaagcagagagacacaCTGCGGAAAGTCTGCATACATTGTCTCCTCAAAGACTTGTTTTCTGGTTATATTCACAACAGTAAACACAGCTTTGCCTGCTCAAACATCGACTTTGGATTGTGTCTGCTGGTGAAACAGATCGGGGTCGCCCCGGGCCATGCACCGATCCCCCGTCGCGGATTGGTTGCATATTTTAAGTTGACCGTCACAGTGGGAAATTGTTTTACTGCTGATATtcagtaaaatacaaaatatgtgatcaggacatcatttattttatgtagTCTCTGATCACCAGGCTGTGATTACATTAACATGAGAGATGCTAACGCCACCGCTAACAGCTAACCGACACAGGTCAGTTACATCGTGATGCGTTCAGGTTCTGTTGTGTGAAAATGACAATTGGTATAAGGTCAATTCTCAAGTTGTCAGGATGTGTTCACACGTAAACTAGTAAAAATATAGTTTTGCTGAGCAACTCCAGTGGTTGGAGTTGGTGTTTTTGACATGATTGTGTGttgccagcagagggcagcctgctgcagtcTGCATTGCTAATTACCTCATTAAGAGTCCCGATTCTGGACTAATTTGGTCTTCTAAAGTTTGAGCAGCTCTGTCATCAAATATCCCATCATGCTGTAGTGAGCTGGTTTTAGTGTTCGATGTGACAACTACAGGATCCAATTTCTCCTGTTATCTATTTCTATATTTGAAATAAGCTTGAATGCGGTTTTGTGTATGAATCTAAAAACATCTGTCAAATCCAGAACGTTTTctcttaaagctttttcagCATTGTGTGCATTCCTGAAAATATAGAATCTAGAAATACATAACCCAATGGTTAGGAAGGGAGAGCAGTGGAGTTTAGTGCTTTTAGGATATAGTAGAGTATAGTgctataaaagaaaacaattctgTCTTTCTTCCAATTTGAATTCACTTTCACTGTTCCATGTGCTACCGTGACTAATAACTGGAGAGGGATGGATAATCAAAGTGTGCTCTGAACAGCAGTGGAGTTGCCGAACAGATTTCGCTAAATGAATCTCactttgtgaagaaaaaaacctcCCGACAAAATCCTTTCCACCGCAAATTATCTAGAAATCAGTTTACTGTCGTAAAAGTCTGATCTAGTCAAGTCAGAGAACTCCATACCGGTCTCAGCCACCTCCGTCACCACCTCCTGCTCATCGGCCACGTCCTGCATCAGGTACATCTCGTCATCGTAGACCACGACCTGTGCCGAGTAGCACTCCTCCACCTGGGCGCTGGCCACTTCCTCCACGATGACGGCTGGACagccctcctcctgcagcaacacgccctcctcctcctcctcctcctcctccacatcttcctccacctcctcttcaccTTCCACGATCACTGCCTCAATTTCCTGCTCtaccacttcctcctcctcttcctcctcctcagtgttCGGCTGCTCACACTAACCGATGGGAAGATGGGAGAAAAGGAAGTCATACGTTGAAAAACACGAGCGGCGTTCCACATGTAAAGGCTGCGTGTCACATTAACGCGTGTGTCAGCTGTTCTTTGGTCAGACCGTTAACAAATGTCAGCCTATGGGTTTGCCATTAAATGTTGTGTCTCGGTAGTGCCAAAGCAGTCAGCGTCTTGGCTTGGAGTTGATTACTGAATTTGAATAATGAGCCTTTCTGTCCTGTTGTGTTAGTCTTAGTCCTCCAAGGCTGTTTACAATTCAATCCGTCTTACATGGGGGAGtttgtttcattaaaatgtacAGTATTATGTAAGGGAAAAATAGTTCAAACAAGTATAACAAATGGCTTGAACCCTCTCATTTGGAACGCAGAATTTTGGAAATCACTTTTAATCAACAGCAGTACCCTGGATGATTGTTGTATTGCACCAATAGTGACCAGATTGTattatatacaaaataaatactgcATCATTTCTCAAATCACACTTTTTCCtgcgtttttcattttaaagaagGATGCTTACTGTCTTGCTATTGACCAAGTTTAATATCaaaaaggataaatatattaaagacactgcaagacaaaaggttaattgattgttttttatcaAACAGAAGACTGCCATGGCCCAACAAAAAGCCATACTTGGTATTATGATAAAGGAAGAGTCAAACTAATGTTAAGAGTCGTATTGCAAGAGCGAAGAAATGCCATGGTTTCATTTCTATATGACCATTATATTGCAAAATGTCTTTGATAATGAATTAAAGCAACAACTCCTTTGCCACTATAATAATTGAgcggacgcttttatccaaagcgactctcaataagtgcatttcaaccataaggaaacaaacccagcagaccaagaaacaagaaagagcAAGCACTGTATGACTATGCCATAACCTAGGAGTCTTCTCGAATAATAtacaccccaaaaaaacacaccagtcTTAAAAGTACtcctatttgtttatttttacaagaCTGTCTTGTCCTATCGCGCCGTGTTCACTGGTATGCATTATCACCTGGATGTGTAAACATACCGTTACTTGACAACACAACTTTAGTCACCACTACGGGCTTTGTGGACTTACCTGCTGGAGCTCCTCCACCACGGTGACATACTCCACTACGTTTCCTCCACCATCTGACACCACCACAGAGGTCATCACTCATTCCTACGAAACAGACACGCACATGGGGTCAGGATGGAGaagagggcgtgtgtgtgtgtgtgtgtatgtgtgtgcgcgtgatcGGTTGAAAAGGCTCACGGCTCCTCTCATAACGTAAAGATAGTGCGAGATACAGCTGAGGGAACAGAAGAGGATCCCCGCACGACACATCGCAAAGACCCCGCGCAGCCTCTGCGCCGCACGGGCTCGTGTTTACTTCCTGAGCGGGCGGCGCGTCTCCCGCTGCACTAACTCCGTGGCTAACGTCAACGTTCCCGCTACTCAGTGAGCGAACAAGCCTCCCCCTCGCTGCCTACCGCACTCCCGCTGGCGTTGGGCACTTGTATCATTCGTGGGAATAAACACAATCACCGCATTCTCCTTAAAAAGAGGCGACCGCCCACTCGCGGATAGCACAGCGAGGGCTAGTTAGCATTAAGTTTGGTGAACGAGCTCGAGACAGTTGACGTTAGCAGAAGGCTAGCAAACATTGATATCGCACTTAGCGTGTAACAGCTGAGTTAGGAGTAACCTGTCTCTGACTGGTCCACGGGCCACACCAGGACGTCTGCATACATGGCCGATGTATTATTGCAATGAGTTTCCTTCTCCTTACcttgttttgctttgcttttgctcGTCAAAAGAAGAGCTCCACGGCTAACGCTACCACGGCCTAACGTTAGCCAAGCTGTCAAGGCCAAAATGCTGGCTTTGCTCGCATAAAACAAGTGTTTGCACGTCCTTCGTCCCTTAAAACCTCCTTAGAAGGCACGTATGACCTTCCACTGGTACGATCCGAACACGGAGGGGACGCGGACCGCGGTCCTGGAGTTGTGTTTTGATGCCAGCTCGTCTCTTGCTATCCTGTAGCTTTCCGGCGCGTCGCTTCTTCGCTCCAGCGGATCCAGGCGGGTCACGGCA is part of the Pungitius pungitius chromosome 2, fPunPun2.1, whole genome shotgun sequence genome and encodes:
- the nocta gene encoding nocturnin isoform X2 translates to MGASGSRLFGTLAQSLKSAPLDQSEPDSEESPEQDVVECDPDQLLRECVEALRSRPARPHRDLVLPSGVAHCHHKPNPPIRIMQWNILAQALGEGKDSFVRCPLDALNWQERKYLILEEILTYRPDVLCLQEVDHYYDTFQPIMASLGYQGSFLAKPWSPCLDVEQNNGPDGCALFYRRSRFSLHATAHLRLSAMMLPTNQVAIVQTLQCQETGRRLCVAVTHLKARSGWERLRSAQGANLLQSLRGITFQSGGSSCDEAALGVVPLVVCGDFNAEPSEDVYRRFSSSALGLNSAYKLLSSNGETEPAYTSWKIRPSGESCSTLDYIWYSHEALSVQRLLDIPTEEQIGPDRLPSYHYPSDHLSLLCDISFREQPHWLM
- the nocta gene encoding nocturnin isoform X1; translation: MNPARRCSALLSQLRVPSGRGTCAPAAVLAPAETRCCHSVVFGGRGGVKGTCLHQRPDGTPISRAAPVCPMGASGSRLFGTLAQSLKSAPLDQSEPDSEESPEQDVVECDPDQLLRECVEALRSRPARPHRDLVLPSGVAHCHHKPNPPIRIMQWNILAQALGEGKDSFVRCPLDALNWQERKYLILEEILTYRPDVLCLQEVDHYYDTFQPIMASLGYQGSFLAKPWSPCLDVEQNNGPDGCALFYRRSRFSLHATAHLRLSAMMLPTNQVAIVQTLQCQETGRRLCVAVTHLKARSGWERLRSAQGANLLQSLRGITFQSGGSSCDEAALGVVPLVVCGDFNAEPSEDVYRRFSSSALGLNSAYKLLSSNGETEPAYTSWKIRPSGESCSTLDYIWYSHEALSVQRLLDIPTEEQIGPDRLPSYHYPSDHLSLLCDISFREQPHWLM
- the LOC119211211 gene encoding ETS-related transcription factor Elf-2-like, producing the protein MTSVVVSDGGGNVVEYVTVVEELQQCEQPNTEEEEEEEEVVEQEIEAVIVEGEEEVEEDVEEEEEEEEGVLLQEEGCPAVIVEEVASAQVEECYSAQVVVYDDEMYLMQDVADEQEVVTEVAETVEMSGHDMVCFDKTFEAAEALLHMESPGGMHHERNTEDVMMETVVEVSTECGAIEEESFPIPPDCEPTVKRKRGGGRKPKTSQPASNGSFELGIKKRPRESKGNTTYLWEFLLELLQDKNTCPRYIKWMQREKGIFKLVDSKAVSKLWGKHKNKPDMNYETMGRALRYYYQRGILAKVEGQRLAYQFKEMPQNIRVIDDDDDGEEVEDGEGVVSGTLPTQQHAAGLGTHSPTATQPQPTYVTVIPSNAGSRPLRAMPVVMTNSLGQMTLNSSSILTTATGFPVTLGNASAGAPPKLVIQAMPTMLPAGSKAGEKITIITIPASQLATLMQANPSGQMAQFFQPKQAGGAPTFQLTAGRPTQHLILAKPAAVAQQLPQQPVRLNMPQLAPPKTPSPASKPPSSQPEAAQLEAAAVEAPPAESASS